Proteins encoded together in one Impatiens glandulifera chromosome 1, dImpGla2.1, whole genome shotgun sequence window:
- the LOC124913082 gene encoding probable aspartyl aminopeptidase produces MANQPNSEPIGVATDLVDFLNASPTAFHAVDEAKKRLNSAGYEQISERGEWKLQAGNKYFFTRNHSTIVAFAIGQKYVAGNGFHIIGAHTDSPCLKLKPVSKVSKGGYLEVGVQTYGGGLWHTWFDRDLTIAGRVIIREGKEGSGSYLHKLVRIHEPIMRIPTLAIHLNKGVSEGFQVNTQTHLLPVLATSVKAELNKVVCKNGPVESEGSTANKKSDEKSNIISPKHHPLLLQLLSEQIGCEPGDICDFELQACDTQPSVIAGAAKEFIFSGRLDNLCMSFCSLKALIDSTLSGSLENENNIRMVALFDHEEVGSNSAQGAGSPVLFDALSRITSSFSSESKQLLEIAFQKSFVVSADMAHALHPNYMDKHEENHQPKLHGGLVIKNNANQRYATNAITSFLFREIAAKHNLPVQDFVVRNDMGCGSTIGPILASGTGIRTVDVGAPQLSMHSIREMCAVDDVKHSYEHFKAFFQEFSHLDNKLAVDM; encoded by the exons ATGGCGAATCAACCAAACTCTGAACCAATCGGTGTTGCCACCGATCTAGTCGATTTCTTGAATGCTTCCCCAACGGCATTCCACGCAGTTG ATGAGGCGAAGAAACGGCTGAATAGTGCTGGATATGAACAAATTTCGGAGAGGGGGGAATGGAAATTACAAGCTGGAAATAAGTATTTTTTCACTAGGAACCACTCCACCATCGTGGCCTTTGCAATTGGTCAAAA ATATGTTGCTGGCAATGGGTTCCATATTATAGGTGCTCATACTGACAGTCCATGCCTAAAACTGAAGCCTGTCTCAAAG GTATCCAAAGGTGGGTACTTGGAGGTAGGTGTGCAGACTTATGGAGGAGGTCTATGGCACACGTGGTTTGATCGCGACCTAACCATTGCTGGAAGGGTCATAATCAGAGAAGGAAAAGAGGGTTCCGGTTCTTATTTACATAAGCTAGTTAGGATACATGAGCCGATAATGCGAATCCCGACTTTGGCAATTCACTTGAACAA GGGTGTTAGTGAAGGATTTCAAGTGAATACGCAAACCCATCTGCTGCCAGTCTTGGCAACATCAGTTAAG GCAGAGCTTAATAAGGTGGTCTGCAAGAATGGTCCTGTTGAAAGTGAAGGTTCAACTGCGAACAAAAAGTCTGAtgaaaaatcaaacatcatttcgCCAAAGCATCATCCACTTCTTTTACAG CTTCTCTCGGAACAGATTGGCTGTGAACCAGGAGACATTTGCGATTTTGAGTTACAGGCCTGCGATACACAACCGAGTGTAATAGCTGGTGCAGCTAAAGAATTCATATTCTCCGGAAGACTTGATAATTTATGCATGTCATTTTGCTCCTTAAAG GCATTAATAGATAGTACCTTGTCTGGAAGTCTTGAGAATGAGAACAATATAAGGATGGTTGCTTTATTTGACCACGAGGAGGTTGGTTCAAATTCTGCCCAGGGCGCTGGCTCTCCTGTATTGTTTGACGCCTTGTCTCGAATTACAAGTTCCTTCAGTTCAGAATCCAAG CAATTACTGGAGATAGCATTTCAAAAGAGTTTTGTCGTGTCTGCTGACATGGCACATGCACTGCATCCCAATTACATG GATAAACATGAAGAAAATCATCAGCCAAAATTGCATGGCGGGCTTGTAATAAAAAACAATGCAAATCAACGCTACGCAACAAATGCAATCACTTCTTTTTTGTTCAGGGAGATAGCGGCAAAGCATAACCTTCCAGTTCAG gattttGTGGTTCGCAATGACATGGGTTGTGGGTCAACAATTGGTCCGATTCTAGCTAGTGGAACTGGAATAAGGACGGTTGATGTTGGGGCGCCGCAGTTGTCTATGCACAGCATAAGAGAGATGTGCGCGGTTGATGATGTGAAGCATTCTTATGAACATTTCAAGGCATTCTTTCAAGAATTCTCTCATCTTGATAATAAGCTTGCTGTGGACATGTAA
- the LOC124920974 gene encoding adenylate kinase 4: MASSSSVNLEDLDSIDLMNELLRRMKCSTKPDKRLILIGPPGSGKGTQSPIIKDEYCLCHLATGDMLRAAVAAKTPLGVKAKEAMENGQLVSDDLVVGIIDEALKKPSCQKGFILDGFPRTVVQAQKLDEMLQHRAVKVDKVLNFAIDDSILEERITGRWIHPTSGRTYHTKYAPPKVPGVDDVTGEPLIQRKDDTAAVLKSRLEAFHIQTEPVIDYYSKKGIVANLHAEKPPKEVTTEVEKVLSS; encoded by the exons ATGGCGTCTTCATCATCAGTGAACTTGGAAGATTTAGATTCGATAGATCTTATGAATGAGCTTCTCCGTCGCATGAAGTGTTCAACCAAACCCGATAAGCGCCTCATTCTCATTG GTCCACCTGGGTCTGGAAAGGGTACCCAGTCACCGATTATCAAAGATGAATACTGTTTATGTCATTTAGCAACAGGAGATATGCTGAGAGCTGCTGTTGCTGCTAAAACTCCTCTTGGAGTTAAGGCTAAAGAGGCTATGGAAAAC GGACAACTTGTTTCTGATGACTTAGTTGTTGGAATCATTGATGAAGCTCTTAAGAAACCTTCTTGTCAAAAGGGTTTCATTCTTGATGGTTTCCCTAGGACTGTGGTTCAAGCCCAGAAG cTTGATGAGATGCTTCAACACCGCGCAGTTAAGGTTGATAAGGTGCTGAATTTTGCAATTGATGACTCAATCTTGGAAGAGAGAATCACTGGCAGATGGATTCATCCTACTAGCGGACGAACTTACCACACCAAATACGCCCCTCCAAAAGTTCCAGGGGTGGATGAT GTTACTGGAGAACCGTTGATTCAACGGAAAGATGACACTGCAGCTGTTCTCAAGTCAAGGCTCGAGGCTTTCCACATACAAACAGAGCCG GTGATAGACTACTATAGCAAGAAAGGAATTGTGGCAAACCTTCACGCAGAGAAGCCACCGAAAGAAGTGACCACAGAGGTAGAGAAAGTGTTATCCTCTTGA
- the LOC124928939 gene encoding xyloglucan endotransglucosylase/hydrolase protein 31-like has translation MSTFGFLFFFTTIVSIALTSAQPSPGYYPSSNVPTIDFDHEYQNLWGSQHQTLNQGELTIWLDRYSGSGFKSLTSYNSGYFGAKIKLHPGYTAGVITCLYLSNAEDFPGKHDEIDIEFLGTTTDKPYVLQTNVFIRGSGDVNIIGRENQIHLWFDPTQDFHHYAILWNPNEIIFFVDDVPIRRYPKKDEWTFPNRPLWVYGSIWDASSWATEHGKYKADYKYEPFYGRYREFKIGGCPINGADSCRAPWGTQSGPIGLSPEQYASMNWVQSNYLVYDYCHDPTRDRRPLPEC, from the exons ATGTCGACTTTTGGATTTCTCTTTTTCTTCACGACGATAGTCTCCATAGCTCTTACCTCCGCCCAACCTTCTCCCGGCTACTATCCGAGTTCTAATGTTCCCACCATAGACTTCGACCATGAATATCAAAACCTTTGGGGCTCGCAACACCAAACTCTTAATCAAGGAGAGTTGACTATCTGGCTAGATCGATACTCAG GAAGCGGGTTCAAGTCATTGACTTCTTACAACTCGGGTTACTTTGGGGCAAAAATCAAGCTTCATCCGGGTTATACTGCCGGAGTTATCACTTGTCTATAC ttGTCAAACGCTGAGGACTTCCCGGGGAAACACGATGAAATAGATATTGAATTTTTGGGGACGACGACGGATAAGCCTTATGTGTTGCAGACAAATGTTTTCATAAGGGGGAGTGGAGATGTGAATATTATTGGAAGAGAAAATCAGATTCATCTTTGGTTTGATCCTACTCAGGATTTTCATCATTATGCAATCCTTTGGAATCCTAATGAAATTAT ATTCTTTGTGGACGATGTGCCCATTAGACGGTATCCAAAGAAGGATGAGTGGACATTCCCAAACAGACCCTTATGGGTGTATGGCTCGATTTGGGATGCTTCATCGTGGGCAACAGAACACGGAAAATATAAGGCGGACTATAAATACGAACCTTTTTATGGTAGGTATCGTGAGTTTAAAATCGGCGGTTGCCCCATTAATGGAGCTGACTCATGCCGTGCACCATGGGGAACGCAATCAGGCCCCATTGGTTTGAGCCCAGAACAATATGCGTCCATGAATTGGGTCCAAAGTAACTATTTAGTGTACGATTATTGTCATGATCCGACCAGAGATCGTCGACCACTACCGGAGTGCTAA
- the LOC124928929 gene encoding uncharacterized protein LOC124928929, whose protein sequence is MGITDAQLQRFPNFNYEKMTYKRMPHPSPENAVAKVGEVPSATESGDCGVFMLMYMEFLTANLGLEKVTSDEMEFFRQKMEVRDYPFQKEVNTDLLYYSKTKFEIEVIVQLLRRTSPANRTSPIPKHRAKEDAKEKHNACDNKTIQGSSCILIQLLQFILFLKSGTKQVYCWKQNRSQIKISDISTILFGLLLAMELIDKEAKEVRFFNLILFSIILILGFERGNQSIYMLPYCLLLKEF, encoded by the exons ATGGGAATCACTGATGCTCAACTACAAAGGTTTCCTAATTTCAACTACGAGAAAATGACATACAAAAGGATGCCACACCCCTCACCCGAAAATGCAGTCGCTAAGGTAGGGGAAGTCCCTAGTGCAACCGAGAGCGGGGACTGTGGTGTATTTATGCTTATGTATATGGAATTCTTGACTGCTAACTTAGGTTTAGAGAAGGTGACCTCCGATGAAATGGAGTTTTTTAGACAGAAGATGGAGGTCAG AGATTATCCTTTTCAAAAAGAAGTAAACACAGATTTACTCTACTATTCGAAAACAAAGTTTGAGATTGAAGTTATCGTCCAACTTCTCCGGCGAACATCTCCGGCGAACCGAACATCTCCGATTCCG AAACATAGAGCAAAAGAAGATGCAAAGGAGAAGCACAATGCGTGTGATAACAAA ACTATACAAGGATCAAGCTGCATCCTGATTCAACTGCTCCAATTTATACTGTTTCTGAAATCTGGAACGAAACAGGTCTATTGCTGGAAACAAAACAG GTCACAAATCAAAATCAGTGATATATCAACAATTTTGTTTGGCCTGCTGTTAGCAATGGAATTAATTGACAAGGAAGCCAAGGAGGTTCGCTTCTTTAACTTGATTCTGTTCtctattattcttattttgggttttgaaagaGGAAATCAATCTATTTATATGTTACCCTACTGTTTACTATTGAAAGAGTTTTAG
- the LOC124920975 gene encoding nucleolar protein 56-like, giving the protein MDLYLLYESASGYALLKAQGLDEIGQNTEAVRKSVEDINRFGKVVQLTAFSPFESALDALNQCNAVSEGQMTDELRNFLELNLPKVKEGKKAKYSVGVAESKIGAHILEVTNIPCQCNEFVTELIRGVRLHFDKFVKNLKEGDLEKAQLGLGHSYSRAKVKFNVNRVDNMVIQAIFLLDTLDKDVNSFSMRIREWYSWHFPELVKIVNDNYLYAKVAKFIEDKSQLSEDKIPELTEIVGEEDKAKDIVEAAKASMGQDLSPIDLINVKQFAQRVMDLSEYRKKLYEYLVTKMNDIAPNLATLIGEVVGARLISHAGSLTNLAKCPSSTLQILGAEKALFRALKTKGNTPKYGLIFHSSFIGRASTRNKGRMARYLANKCSIASRIDCFLDQSTTAFGEKLREQVEERLEFYDKGVAPRKNIDMMKSAIENTTGSKDTDMDVDEVHVETPAKKSSSKKKKKSSKDEEASENGDDASEEPKSKKKKKEKRKSEQVDTDLNGVNDQDKDETTAKKKKNKKNKVEEDDEVLPSASEGKKKKKKSKTQDL; this is encoded by the exons ATGGATTTATATCTTCTTTACGAGTCGGCATCCGGGTATGCTTTACTTAAAGCGCAAGGACTTGACGAGATCGGACAAAACACCGAGGCAGTCCGAAAATCAGTGGAGGATATCAACAGGTTTGGCAAGGTTGTCCAGCTTACAGCTTTTAGCCCATTCGAATCTGCTTTGGATGCTCTCAACCAATGCAATGCTGTTTCTGAAG GGCAAATGACTGATGAATTGAGGAACTTTTTGGAGCTTAACCTTCCAAAAGTTAAGGAAGGTAAGAAGGCTAAGTACAGTGTTGGAGTTGCTGAGTCAAAGATTGGTGCACATATCCTTGAGGTGACGAATATTCCATGTCAATGTAATGAATTTGTTACCGAGCTTATTCGGGGTGTGCGTTTGCATTTCGACAAGTTTGTCAAGAATCTTAAG GAAGGTGACTTGGAAAAAGCCCAGCTTGGTTTAGGGCACAGTTATAGCCGAGCGAAAGTGAAGTTCAATGTTAACCGTGTGGATAATATGGTTATTCAGGCTATTTTTCTTCTTGATACTCTTGATAAAGATGTCAATTCTTTCTCCATGAGAATCAG GGAATGGTACTCATGGCATTTCCCTGAATTGGTGAAGATTGTAAATGATAACTATCTTTATGCTAAAGTTGCAAAGTTCATTGAAGATAAGTCCCAGTTATCTGAAGATAAAATACCAGAGCTGACTGAAATTGTTGGAGAAGAAGACAAGGCAAAAGACATTGTAGAAGCTGCCAAAGCATCCATGG GGCAGGATTTGTCACCAATTGACCTCATTAATGTCAAACAATTTGCACAAAGAGTGATGGATCTCTCCGAGTATAGAAAGAAGCTTTATGAATATCTTGTCACTAAAATGAATGATATTGCACCCAATTTGGCTACGTTGATTGGTGAAGTGGTTGGAGCCCGCTTGATTTCTCATGCCGGTAGTCTTACAAATTTGGCAAAGTGCCCTTCTTCTACCCTTCAGATCCTTGGAGCTGAAAAGGCTCTTTTCAG AGCTTTAAAAACAAAGGGAAACACCCCCAAGTATGGTCTTATATTCCACTCTTCTTTCATTGGACGTGCATCTACTCGCAACAAGGGTCGAATGGCTCGATATCTGGCGAACAAATGCTCGATTGCATCCCGCATTGATTGTTTCTTGG ACCAGAGTACGACAGCTTTTGGTGAGAAACTCCGTGAACAAGTGGAAGAGCGGCTTGAATTCTATGATAAAGGCGTTGCACCCCGTAAAAACATTGATATGATGAAGTCTGCAATTGAGAATACTACTGGGAGCAAAG ACACTGATATGGATGTAGATGAAGTTCATGTTGAAACCCCAGCAAAGAAAAGTAGTagtaagaagaagaagaagtctaGTAAAGATGAAGAAGCTTCAGAAAATGGTGATGATGCATCTGAAGAGCCCAAAagcaaaaagaagaaaaaggagaAGCGAAAGTCAGAACAGGTTGATACAGATCTGAATGGTGTAAATGACCAGGATAAGGATGAGACGACagccaagaagaagaagaacaagaagaacaAGGTGGAAGAAGACGACGAAGTTCTTCCTTCTGCTAGTGAaggaaagaagaaaaagaagaaatcgAAAACACAAGACTTGTGA
- the LOC124913061 gene encoding transcription factor GTE10-like — MAPAAPNDYNIGKKGLRTGYHKDLVGSAASAASRGNSLIVCRGNSSDNSIDIMDMAASENSSAHKRKFSTLVDVETYDRFAVLPMQVLSLRKMSNLERKDLETRLKSELDQIRILRRRVASFDSKVDNNRSGILERPVIGTMQKQTELSSLMGSKGGASVYNNNNDNNNNGGSAAGRFGSGKKAIPASTSSMLLKQCEGLVNKLLQHRNGWVFAEPVDPVKWNIPDYFDVVKHPMDLGTVKKKLLRGDYQNMLEFAEDMRLTFSNAMTYNPKGNYAHDMAEALSKFFESRWKPIVKKLASFEDSCMPSVSAQYVGSETSSQVVPDIMEKVSMRTNNTMNEELVKHAMNDADKHKLKADLEAALEELPENIIVFLKEQCDNGSQTQEDEIEVDIDDLSDEKMFVLRKLLDDYLVSKQMKQGKAESCEIELHNHSSHSNSSVQPFKGNDAVDEDVDIGGNDPPNSSCPPVLIEKDAVIRNSKLCSSSSSSSSDSSSSDSSSDSDSGDDVASATAQNTNENTNTGPDAVQKSIVENPTVDVASQMEEQDSAAVVKNGSDDGESAPPGRQVSPQKQYRAALLRSRFADTIIKAQEKALEKGEKQDPEKLRLEREGLEKRRREEKARLQAEAIAAEEAQRKAEEAAVAELKRKREAEREAARKALQEMEKMVNIDDNCGFMEDFEMLRGGGGSNALLVENLSMMAAQEISNPLEKLGLYMKTDEEDDDCEPLIQNSNNRTDAADAEIEEEEEVNNEDNHISDTNPPNTEEGEID; from the exons ATGGCGCCTGCTGCACCGAATGATTATAATATTGGGAAGAAGGGATTAAGAACTGGGTATCATAAAGATCTTGTTGGGTCTGCTGCTTCTGCTGCAAGTAGGGGGAATTCGTTGATTGTTTGTAGAGGAAATTCATCTGACAACTCAATTGATATTATGGATATGGCTGCATCGGAAAACTCTTCTGCCCATAAACGGAAATTCTCGACTTTGGTGGATGTTGAGACATACGACCGTTTTGCTGTTCTACCTATGCAGGTGTTGTCGTTGAGAAAGATGTCGAATTTGGAGAGAAAGGATTTGGAGACTAGGTTGAAAAGTGAGCTTGACCAAATAAGAATTCTACGGAGGAGAGTTGCTTCTTTTGATTCTAAGGTGGATAATAATAGAAGTGGGATATTGGAAAGACCTGTTATTGGGACTATGCAGAAGCAGACTGAGCTCTCGTCTTTGATGGGTAGCAAAGGAGGAGCTTCtgtgtataataataataatgataacaaCAACAACGGAGGATCTGCAGCTGGTCGTTTCGGGTCGGGGAAGAAGGCTATTCCTGCGTCCACTTCTAGTATGTTGTTGAAACAGTGTGAGGGGTTGGTGAATAAGTTGTTACAACATCGAAATGGCTGGGTCTTTGCTGAACCTGTTGATCCTGTTAAGTGGAATATTCCTGATTACTTTGATGTTGTAAAGCATCCGATGGATTTAGGCACGGTTAAAAAGAAACTCTTACGAGGGGATTATCAAAATATGTTGGAGTTTGCGGAAGACATGAGACTTACCTTCTCGAATGCCATGACCTACAACCCTAAAGGAAATTATGCACACGATATGGCTGAAGCACTTAGTAAGTTTTTTGAATCGAGATGGAAACCAATTGTAAAGAAACTTGCTTCTTTTGAGGATTCGTGCATGCCTTCCGTATCGGCTCAATATGTTGGAAGTGAAACTTCAAGTCAAGTAGTACCTGACATAATGGAGAAAGTATCCATGCGGACAAACAATACAATGAATGAGGAACTGGTTAAACATGCCATGAATGATGCAGACAAACATAAATTGAAAGCTGACTTGGAGGCTGCATTGGAGGAATTGCCTGAAAACATTATTGTATTCCTTAAGGAGCAATGTGATAATGGAAGTCAAACGCAGGAAGATGAGATAGAGGTTGACATAGACGACTTATCTGATGAGAAAATGTTTGTCTTGAGGAAACTATTAGATGACTACTTGGTAAGCAAACAAATGAAGCAAGGAAAAGCTGAATCCTGTGAAATTGAG CTTCACAATCATTCAAGTCACAGCAATTCATCAGTGCAACCATTTAAAG GTAATGATGCTGTTGATGAAGATGTAGACATTGGAGGAAATGATCCACCTAATTCAAGCTGCCCACCTGTGTTGATAGAGAAAGATGCAGTAATCAGAAATAGCAAATTATGTAGTTCAAGTAGTTCTAGCAGCTCGGATTCTTCATCCAGTG ATTCTTCGTCTGACAGTGATTCTGGAGATGATGTGGCTTCAGCAACTGCACAGAATACAAAT GAAAACACCAATACTGGACCGGACGCTGTGCAGAAGTCGATTGTTGAAAATC CAACGGTGGATGTAGCAAGCCAAATGGAGGAGCAGGATTCGGCTGCTGTTGTTAAGAATGGCAGCGATGATG gGGAGAGTGCTCCGCCAGGGAGGCAAGTCTCCCCTCAGAAGCAGTATCGTGCTGCTTTGTTGAGAAGTCGCTTCGCAGATACCATTATCAAAGCACAAGAAAAAGCGCTTGAAAAG ggagaaaaacAGGATCCTGAGAAGCTCCGACTTGAGAGAGAAGGACTTGAGAAACGAAGACGAGAAG AGAAAGCAAGGTTACAGGCTGAGGCCATAGCTGCTGAAGAAGCTCAAAGGAAAGCAGAAGAGGCAGCTGTGGCtgaattgaaaagaaaaagagaggCTGAGAGAGAAGCTGCACGAAAGGCTCTCCAAGAG ATGgaaaaaatggttaatattgaTGACAATTGTGGATTCATGGAGGATTTTGAGATGCTAAGGGGAGGTGGAGGATCTAATGCACTTCTGGTTGAAAACCTGTCAATGATGGCTGCCCAGGAAATCTCCAACCCTTTGGAGAAACTTGGTTTATACatgaaaaccgatgaagaagatgatgactGTGAACCCCTCATTCAGAACAGCAACAACAGAACAGATGCAGCCGATGCagaaatagaagaagaagaggaagtcAACAATGAAGACAACCACATCAGTGACACCAACCCACCAAACACAGAGGAAGGTGAAATAGACTGA